The following nucleotide sequence is from Chryseobacterium sp. CY350.
ATATCAAAATCACTTATAGAACTTAGAACTTTCATTTGAACATTTAGAAACATATCTTCACGAACTTCGTAAATGTTTTTCCTTTCTACATTATCAAGATCAAAATCATTCACTTTTCCCAATACGCTATCCTGAATATTTTGAAACATATTCTCAGGAACGTCGTAAATGTTCTTGCGTTCTAATTTATCTAGATCAAAATTTTTCATGTCTTTACTTGTAAAAATTATCTTTCGTAATTTTCTTTTATATAATCTTCTATTTTCTGCTTGGCATAGTGATAGTTTGTTTTTAGAGTCCCTACCGACATATCCACAATTTTGGATATTTCTTCGTAAGGCAAATCATCATAATACCGCATCATAAATACCAGTTTCTGCTTTTCCGGCAGACTTTGTATGGCTTTCTGCAAAAAGACCTGTATCTCTTCAGCATCGCTGTGCGTGTTGTCGGCAACAAGATTCTGCATATAATATTCCGGATCTTCGTCGGTTTTCTGCATTCTCTTCAGTTTATTGATCTGCTGCAATGCTTCATTAGTTGCAATTCTATAAAGCCAGGTATAGAGCTGACTGTCATTTTTAAACTGATGAAAATTCTGATATGCTTTGATGAAAGTCTCCTGCAAAGTGTCCTGAGCGAGATCTCCATCTACAATAATCCTTCGGATGTGCCAATATAATCTACTCTGATAAGCGTCCATCAATGCACGAATACCTTTTTCAAGAGTTCGTGGGTTTTGCATCAGCGCAATAATCTCTGCGTCTTTAATCTTCATAAGATGCTTTCATTGGTTTGGATTACAAAAGTATTTAAAAGTTAAATTACTTATTCAATTTTTAGTCCAAATATCATAAAATCTTATCTTTGTTAGATGCAAATTGTAATTATCGGTTCCGGAAATGTAGCTT
It contains:
- a CDS encoding RNA polymerase sigma factor, whose translation is MKIKDAEIIALMQNPRTLEKGIRALMDAYQSRLYWHIRRIIVDGDLAQDTLQETFIKAYQNFHQFKNDSQLYTWLYRIATNEALQQINKLKRMQKTDEDPEYYMQNLVADNTHSDAEEIQVFLQKAIQSLPEKQKLVFMMRYYDDLPYEEISKIVDMSVGTLKTNYHYAKQKIEDYIKENYER